From a single Thalassophryne amazonica chromosome 7, fThaAma1.1, whole genome shotgun sequence genomic region:
- the tnfaip8l2b gene encoding tumor necrosis factor, alpha-induced protein 8-like protein 2 B — translation METFNSKDMAVKVQKKILSSMVTKSSFQMFIDDTSSEIMDELYHVSKGYSGNKSEAQKVIKDLIKIAVKISVLFRNNRFNVEELVVAQDFKKKLHQGAMTAISFYEVDFTFDKTVMSEILDSCRDLLLKLVHSHLTPKSHGRINHVFNHFSDPELLNKLYDPNGPFRPNLTKICKGLNKLVEDGTI, via the exons ATGGAAACCTTCAACTCCAAGGACATGGCTGTGAAGGTGCAGAAAAAGATCCTGTCCAGCATGGTCACCAAAAGCTCATTCCAAATGTTCATTGACGACACAAGTAGTGAAATCATGGATGAACTGTACCATGTCTCCAAAGGGTACTCAGGTAATAAAAGTGAGGCCCAGAAAGTGATCAAAGATCTGATCAAGATCGCAGTGAAGATCAGTGTGTTGTTCAGAAACAACCGCTTCAATGTGGAAGAGCTTGTAGTGGCCCAAGATTTCAAGAAAAAGCTGCACCAAGGAGCCATGACAGCTATCAGCTTCTATGAG GTGGACTTTACCTTCGACAAGACGGTGATGTCTGAAATCTTGGACAGCTGCAGGGATCTGCTGCTGAAGCTGGTCCACAGCCACCTCACCCCCAAATCCCACGGTCGCATCAACCACGTCTTTAACCATTTTTCCGATCCAGAACTGCTGAACAAACTGTACGACCCCAATGGCCCCTTCAGGCCAAACCTCACCAAGATCTGCAAGGGACTCAACAAACTGGTGGAGGACGGGACAATATGA
- the lysmd1 gene encoding lysM and putative peptidoglycan-binding domain-containing protein 1 yields the protein MSREQTPLPDGGNRLLSGRSRTRSYGSLFQSDLSSYRLIEHKIQHGETLQGLALRYGVSMELIKRANRLYTNDSIFLKKYLFIPVLSDVDFCSDRETLGEDVPKVDVSSQNENKSEDRFDDSKERVSDLSPDAFLKRLDGLISQSKQVAVRGYKEAEERVAALEAACTTSTSDCWRLTKSQSAISSSILQQQQKVPLSTTKLTHRLRDREDEIFEL from the exons ATGTCCCGGGAGCAGACTCCTCTGCCAGACGGGGGAAACCGACTCCTCAGCGGCAGGTCCAGGACGAGATCTTACGGAAGTTTGTTCCAGTCTGATTTGTCCTCATACAGACTGATTGAACATAAAATTCAGCATGGGGAAACACTACAAGGGCTGGCCCTGAGATATGGAGTgtct ATGGAACTAATCAAGCGAGCAAACAGACTGTACACCAATGACTCTATATTCCTGAAGAAGTATTTGTTTATCCCTGTTCTGTCAGATGTGGATTTCTGCAGTGACAGGGAGACTTTGGGTGAAGATGTCCCAAAAGTGGATGTGTCATCTCAAAATGAGAACAAGTCAGAGGACAGGTTTGATGATAGCAAAGAAAGGGTGTCTGATCTTTCTCCAGATGCCTTCTTGAAAAGGTTGGATGGCTTGATAAGCCAGTCCAAACAGGTTGCAGTCAGAGGATACAAAGAAGCAGAGGAAAG AGTTGCAGCCCTGGAAGCAGCATGTACCACCAGCACATCAGACTGCTGGCGGCTTACAAAGTCCCAGAGTGCCATATCATCTTCAATCCTGCAGCAGCAGCAAAAAGTACCACTCAGTACCACCAAACTCACCCACAGACTGAGAGACAGGGAGGATGAGATCTTTGAGCTGTGA